The region ATCTgtcagataaaaaaactagtctAAACCGTCTTTAAGTGACTAATCATGTAGTGTTATGAAAATCAACAAATAAACACTTCGATCATCACTATTAGGTGTTTATTTACTGAAgaatcaactaaaaaagtttgCCAGGCTAGCCATTTGAAGTCACACGCCtaccaaagaaaaaactaatagCTTCAATGTATAATGATTCTGATTTCTTAAGGAGAGTGTTTTATTTCACAAGAAAGCatccaaatcataataaatgaCACTCTGCTACAGTGTATCGACTTTGGTTATTCTGAGGATGTATAATCTGACTCTAAACGGTAAGTAGGAGCAGGAGTAGAGTACAATCAAATCAGATTGTTAAAATCAACAAATTCTAACTGTTTAAAAACCCAATCACAATTAAATTCCTCAAATACAGTGGAACCATTCACACTGTCACCTTGTTTCCTTGTTTCCATTTCACAAAATAACAGCATAACCATTGAAATTTACTAGCAAACCATCAAGTACACCTTTTCTTATTTAGCCATGTAAATGTTACAGAAGGCATTTAGATTACAAACTGACACACATGAATACTCCACAAACTCATTGCAAGAAAACATGAGAAATGGACATACAGATTACTCATTGACATACAGTGCTAGTGAAAAGCATCCTTTTGTGGGAGGGGGGTGTATTCTTGAAGCAAGTAGGAACAAATTAACGAAAACAGCATTTCTCAGCTTAGTTCAGATAAGAAACTTAATTATAGTGACATCGAACCCATAGTAGTTGCTCTCTAGAAATGTCAATAGAATGTATTTTCAGGAAATAAAAAACTGATGCAGTTGTCAGTACCTGGGGTCCATGAACAGTCCCACATCAAGGATTTCCTTAAAGCTCACATGTCCTATCACCTTATGAGGCCCCAAAGATCTCACCAGATGAATGGTTAATACAGGTGGTAGCTTGCGAATAAGACGTGTTTGAATTGCACCTTCTTTCTTATCTCTCTGCTCATTTTGGTTTTCTTCCACTTGGCATGCACTATGACCCAGCTTTACTTGCTCCGCCCTGCCCTCATCTCGTGTGATGGCATTTTGATCATGCCCACTCAATAGCTTGGACTGTTTCTCAGATGGAGCCCAATTAGGCACAACTTCTTGAACACATTCGTGGCATTCAGAGTTTTTGTTGCGTATGTTGTCAGAGGCTAACTCTTGTTCACCAGAGATCGTCCCTGGAGTGGTTACTTTAGTAATGCTGTCCATTGTGAGTATAACTTGAAGCTGTGAATCAGAACCATGTGATTCTATCTTCTCTGACTCTTCACTCTGGTCTCCAACAGATGCGTCCTCCTTGATACTTGGTATAATGCCGGGCTTCTCAGCAACCTTGGAGCAATTCTCACAGGCCCATTCTATCATCTCTGCTTCAAAATACAATTTCAAGAACTCCTCCATGGACGCAAGAGAGTTGGAATCTTGTGCCCTGTCATAAACAATATCCCTACTCTCAGCTTTCCCCTTGTCTTCTGTAGTAACTTTTGCTAAGGAAGTGGTCATGTTGGCTTCTGTACTAACTACTGACTGAGCACTGTCACTTTTCTCACCGTCGCCTGATGATACTGGTGCACCCTCTTCCCTTAGTGAAGATACAGATGGAGGTAAAATAATATCTTCTAGAATGCGTAAATCTGCTCTTGTGGCATCCATTACCCCAACTTTGACATCATACAACACTTTTTGAGGAATGACATCAACAGCCCTTCCTTGGACCTTATCCTTCTGAGTCCGCAAAGGACCATGTGCAGTATCCTTGCTTTGTGAGATCTGTTCCACTTTAGTAGAATCTGCAGCATCAAGCATATaattcttagttttgtcctcaTCAGCTACTTCATGAAACCAGCAGCCTTCATTCTCTACATGGTCTTATCCTctacatttgattatttgaagCTTCTTTTCTCCAATGATATCCACATGTATGTTACTTAACCAGCAATgtggagaaaaaatattatacaaacAAGGACTCAATAACCTGCTATCGCCCCTGCGGCATTAGTGACTACTACACTTTTAACAAAAAGCTACGCGATGTTAAAACTGCTGAAACATCCTGCTAACTCATTCTGAAGTGCAGTCCATGCATGAATCAAGTCCTTACACATTTTTCTTCATGTAGCTAGTACAAGTCCTTCTGAAAATTGCCCCGTTTTTCTTATCTTGAACAAAAACTAACAAACAGTAGTGGTATTATCACAGTTTGCTGTGCTCATTCATGAAAAGCTCTATGTTCTGACTCCTGAGACACCTTGCACATTTGTGGGCCTGTTCAGCATTGTTTTCCTTCATTTAATTAAGCACATGAGCACATAAACTTACCAGCTTTCAAAGGCTCTGATGCTTTCACCATGACCACATCTTCCAATTCTGAAGCAGGACTCTGAGAATCACCTCTTTCAGCAATTTTACGAGCCATTGCAATGTCGCTTTTGAGTTTCTGTATTGCTGGAAGCAGGTTAATATGAGTCTTGCGTTGAGATCTGCAACCTTTAGTACACAGTGGTAATCCAACACTTTTGGCTGGAGACTTCATCAGTGGTAGCGGCACTGAGAGATCATGAAATACATCACAGGAAACTGATCTAAACGAGCAACGTTGGCATGACCTGGTAACAGATATCTGGCCACCAAAAATGGAATCAATAACTGTAGGAGCCACTGCACTCGGAGCATCGTCTTGTACGTTAGACAGTTTCTTTATCCTCTCATCCCGATCCAAACCATCGCGCAGATGGCAAAGAGCTTCATGGCTGTCTTGCATAGAAGTGCCTACAAACCCTGAGTTCATCATGCGTACACAAGCCAAGAGCTTCGTTGGGTCCAGCAGGTCTCCTGCATTATTCACACTGACTGTGTCCTCAAAGAGATCTCTCAATACTAGACCAGGCCCTGTTAGAGGAGCATCTGGTCCTAACATCCTTGCCCGTAGCCTTCCAAGCACAAGGAGGCATTGCACCAATGCATTCAAGTAGCAAGTGTTTCCAAGATTCGGTATTCCTTTAATAGGATAGGCATGCCCAATAACTGACCCAGATGAATGACCGCCTACCTCGTTGTCAACCTTCATTCCCTCACCCTTTTCACGGGTACTGATGATGAAGTCATCCTTGTCATCCTCTATTCTCCTCAAAAACTCCTCATTGCTGATGAAATAGAACTCTTCACATGCGAAGCAAAACAACGCATACGGCTTGTCATACACCAAAGCAACCCAATGCTGGTTCTGTTTACTCCAGGCGTGAGAATAAGCGTGATTTATACAGAGAAGCTTCTCACAACCCAAGCACACCATGATATTCCTCTTCTCAATATTGCCACACATGTAATCATTACAAATCGGGGCCACATCACAGTACTTGATCATTGTTATAACCACATCAATGTCATCCTGGTCACACAAGACATGTGGACATCGCTGAATACTCCCATCACTAACTAACTCTGATGCTTGTTTGCATGGATTCCTCACATCCAGCTCCACCTTGGTGCCATCTCCAACGATAGCCACTGTCACCATAGGTGCATAACTATCTGCCTCATCATCGACTGTCATTCGACTCATCCCCTTCTCACCTTTCTCATCGATATCGCTGAACACGACATCCTCACTGACCATTTTCTCCCAAAATGTATCAGTTATGAAATAGCACTCTTCACACGCAAAGCAATATGCCACATTCGGCCTCTCGTACACCAAGGCAATCCAATGCTGGTTGTTCTGGGCATGCCATTTTCCGTGTATATCGCAGATGCGGGACTCACAACTCAAGCACACCGTGATTTTCCTTCCCCCTCGATCAGTATTGTCACACTCGGGAGCACTACACTTTGGGGTGTCATCACAAGTCTTGATCAGTATTGTGGTCAAAACAATGTCATCCTGCCCACACGAGACGTGTTGGCACCGCCTAACACGGCGGTCGCCGCTGAATTTCATCAGTGCGAACAGCGtcgcaccgccgcctccagaATCGGCCTCTGTCTCCCCGGCTGGCCGCTCCAGCCGCCGGCATTTCCGTGGAGAGCCAGCAGTATcccccgtccgcgctctcttCTCCTCGTCCATCACGTCTGGCACTGCAACAACCACAAGACAAAAAACTCGTTTCAATCCATAAACCTCAAGGAACCAGTATGGAGCTTGTCAATCAATCAACTGCGTGAACCAAGAAGGCACGCAGAATGAGAACAGCACGGGAAACCCAAAGAAAATCGAAGAACCCGAGAGAGGTCCACCAATAGGAAAAGGGCGAAATTGAACATTCTGGGCCAAgaacggcgccgccgcggattCTGGAACCAACAAACCAATCAGGCGAGCGATCAAGCCCCTCGTCGGCTACGACCTACAACAACAGGGCTGGGAGACGAAATGCAAAACATACCAGAGTAGAAAGGAGAGCTCGGGAATCCACGAACCCCAAGAACCAGTAACGAAGAAAGCAAAAGAAGATGACGAGGGGAGAATAAACCGACAGCATTTGGGCAATTAAGCGAGGAGCAATCAAAGGATACAGAGCCGGCGAAATCGAACATCCAGGCGTCGCGCCGCGGATTCGGGAAGCGCGCGATCAAACCCCGCGTCGGCGATGTGCAGCAGCAACCGGGAGAAACTTACCGGAGCACGCCTGAGGAGGACTAGGGGTTAAGCAAACAGGAGCAAATCAACGAACCGAGAAACCAAACAAATCGGAAGAACCAGAGAGGACTCCACCAAACAATACAGGGCCGGCGGTCGCAATCGAACAttccggcgccgacgccgacgaccaACACCCGctctgccgccgcgccgcgagttCGGGAACCAATAAagccacccacccacccaccaagcgtcggcgacgagcagTACCAACCGGCGGGAGGAGAAAACTTACCAGAGCACGCGCAGAGGAGGGCTCGGAATCTACCGCCCGCGCGATCGAGCTGGAGAGCTCGCGACGAGGAGGCCGAGAAGTTGAGAGGACAGCGAGGGCGGAGACGCCGGAGATGGAGACGGCGGATTCGTGAGTTTCGTGACCGCGTGAGCAGAAGCACCACCGTGTTTTTTGTCTAATCGGGCCTACTGGGCCGCGATCATTCTGGCCTCACGGCGTAATCGGCCCAACTATGGGATGGGCTTTCGCCTTTGCTCTACGGCTCTTTTTACTGTGCCGTGTTGGGCCGAAAAAGCTGAACGCCCACGCACCCACTACACACctgaatattttatatgtccaaaattataaactaaattgtatataaaagtttatataaaaacatatatatttctaaaatgataatttcaaattagattttttgcgtgaaatttatttctacGTACAAAtttatctacatataaatataaagcaTAAAAATTTACGTATACAAACTTTACGCGCGAGTTTTCATCCGTTAGACCAACCAGCAGAGGGCTGCCTATGCTGGTTCCATTTGCAGATTTGCTTAGGCTTACTCCTCTCTCAAATAAGAAGCCACATTGAACATGTACTACTACTGTACTGGACATTACCCATGCTTctaacttaaaataaataaatcctCCCCAGATTCTTGCTGGAGAACAGTGATGCTAACAAAGCAGCTGAAATCTCAGCATCAACCGAGGCTCAAAGCAGCAGGTTCTCATCCCATGTTATATTATGTCCGTCCAGAAATCaatggaagaaagaaagaaagaatatGCTCTTGTTACTGCTGATTCAAGGTTAATCTTAATCACCTTGCATACTATGTACCTTGCCATCACAAAAATATTGGCAAAGCTCAACATATCAAATGAAATGTTACAAATTTCGCCAATGATGTAAAGCAATTACAGATAACAGTACAATCCGACAAAATTGTGCCAACTCATAATGCATTCCTCTtggacaaaaaggaaaaacaacgAGAGAAAAAGGTAAGAATGTGTATAACCAGACCAGCTACTCAAGAACAACCGAAATCTGGTACACACATGTTGCGGCCAAATTGATGTCTTGCAAGGACTCGGCCTAAGCAACAAACTATCTTGATTTTGATCCAACGTCAGTATGTAGAAAACAGAATTGGATA is a window of Oryza brachyantha chromosome 8, ObraRS2, whole genome shotgun sequence DNA encoding:
- the LOC102707055 gene encoding ubiquitin carboxyl-terminal hydrolase 1-like encodes the protein MDEEKRARTGDTAGSPRKCRRLERPAGETEADSGGGGATLFALMKFSGDRRVRRCQHVSCGQDDIVLTTILIKTCDDTPKCSAPECDNTDRGGRKITVCLSCESRICDIHGKWHAQNNQHWIALVYERPNVAYCFACEECYFITDTFWEKMVSEDVVFSDIDEKGEKGMSRMTVDDEADSYAPMVTVAIVGDGTKVELDVRNPCKQASELVSDGSIQRCPHVLCDQDDIDVVITMIKYCDVAPICNDYMCGNIEKRNIMVCLGCEKLLCINHAYSHAWSKQNQHWVALVYDKPYALFCFACEEFYFISNEEFLRRIEDDKDDFIISTREKGEGMKVDNEVGGHSSGSVIGHAYPIKGIPNLGNTCYLNALVQCLLVLGRLRARMLGPDAPLTGPGLVLRDLFEDTVSVNNAGDLLDPTKLLACVRMMNSGFVGTSMQDSHEALCHLRDGLDRDERIKKLSNVQDDAPSAVAPTVIDSIFGGQISVTRSCQRCSFRSVSCDVFHDLSVPLPLMKSPAKSVGLPLCTKGCRSQRKTHINLLPAIQKLKSDIAMARKIAERGDSQSPASELEDVVMVKASEPLKADSTKVEQISQSKDTAHGPLRTQKDKVQGRAVDVIPQKVLYDVKVGVMDATRADLRILEDIILPPSVSSLREEGAPVSSGDGEKSDSAQSVVSTEANMTTSLAKVTTEDKGKAESRDIVYDRAQDSNSLASMEEFLKLYFEAEMIEWACENCSKVAEKPGIIPSIKEDASVGDQSEESEKIESHGSDSQLQVILTMDSITKVTTPGTISGEQELASDNIRNKNSECHECVQEVVPNWAPSEKQSKLLSGHDQNAITRDEGRAEQVKLGHSACQVEENQNEQRDKKEGAIQTRLIRKLPPVLTIHLVRSLGPHKVIGHVSFKEILDVGLFMDPSSEDRDNSSYRLVGVVEHQGSGVDTGHFVAYVRPSHQQHSSGSSSWFCASDANIREISLEEVLKCEAYLLFYERMEG